In Rhodothermales bacterium, the sequence TGCGGCCTGCCTGGCTTCGGGGTCCGACAGGATGTCCGCCATCAGGTAGGCGACGTCGGGCGCGATGACGCGTGGCGCCGTCGCCGGCGGCGCGGGCTGTTCGACGGCGCCGTCGAGACTCGTTATCGACGCGATGGCGCGCAGCGCCGGGAGCGCGCCTCCGCGCGCGAGACCGGCGTACGCGCGGGCGAGTTCAATGAGCCGGACTTCCCCGTTGCCCAGCGTGATGCCCACGCCGTAGTGCTCCGCCGGCCGGTCGAGCGAGGCGAGACCGAATGCATGGAGGCGGTCGAGGATGCTGGCCGGCCCGATCTCGCGGGCGACGCGGACGGCCGGCACGTTGTAGCTGTTGGCGAGCGCCTCGCGCAGGGGCACGGGGCCGTGGAAGGTCCGGTCGTAGTTTTGCGGGGCGAAGGCGCCGCCGGCTTCGGGGATCTGGATTTCGAGGTCGGCCAGGATGGAAGCGGGCGTGTACCGCCGGCTTTCAAGCGCCAGGGCATAGGTGAACGGCTTCAGCGCGCTCCCCGGCTGACGCCGCGCCTGCACGCCGTCGTTCTGTCCGCCCGTCGCCGCATTCCAGAAATCCGCGCTGCCGAGGTAGGCGCGGATGTCGCCGGTGGCGTTGTCCAGCACGATGACGGCGGCGTTGCTGACGTTTTCGCTGTTCAGCCGGGCGAGGTGGGTGCGCGCGAGGGCCTCGACCGTCTGCTGAAGCCGGGCGTCGAGCGTGGTGCGCACCTCGGCCAGGCCGGCGCGGTCGCCGAGCTGGCTGCGCACGAATTCGACGAAATGCGGCGCCTGGAACGTCTGGTCGGGCGGCCGCGTCGGGATCGGGAGCGCGCCGAGTCGGGCGGCCTCATCGGGCGCCAGGCGCGCCGTCGCGGCCATGGCGTTGAGGACGCGCTGTTGCCGGCGCCGCGCCGCATCGGCGTGCCGGTAGGGGTCGAACGCAACCGGGCTCTGGGGTAGCCCGACCAGAAAGGCCGCCTCGGCCAGGGTCAGGTCGCTCGCACTCTTCCCGAAATAGGTCCGCGCCGCCGCCTCGATGCCGTAGGCCTGGTTGCCGAAGTACACCCTGTTGAGCCACAGCGCGAGGATCTCGCGTTTGGTCAGCCGCGCCTCGAGCCGGAGCGCGAGATGCGCCTCGGCGAGTTTGGTGAACAGGGTGCGGCGGGTGGATTTGCGCAGGGCGCGCGCCACCTGCATCGTGATCGTGGAGCCGCCGCTCACGACGTGCCCGGCGCCGGCGTTGTCGCGCGCGGCGCGGAGCAGCGCCAGCGGGTTGACGCCGGGATGGCGGTAAAAATAACG encodes:
- the pbpC gene encoding penicillin-binding protein 1C, with the protein product MRFRHRPLRLSPLRRALVTTAGAALLAGLASLLVPVPAGLLAEPEVVSVRVTDRAGALLREIRPDGRGIPIELDVLPAHVAEALVAIEDRYFYRHPGVNPLALLRAARDNAGAGHVVSGGSTITMQVARALRKSTRRTLFTKLAEAHLALRLEARLTKREILALWLNRVYFGNQAYGIEAAARTYFGKSASDLTLAEAAFLVGLPQSPVAFDPYRHADAARRRQQRVLNAMAATARLAPDEAARLGALPIPTRPPDQTFQAPHFVEFVRSQLGDRAGLAEVRTTLDARLQQTVEALARTHLARLNSENVSNAAVIVLDNATGDIRAYLGSADFWNAATGGQNDGVQARRQPGSALKPFTYALALESRRYTPASILADLEIQIPEAGGAFAPQNYDRTFHGPVPLREALANSYNVPAVRVAREIGPASILDRLHAFGLASLDRPAEHYGVGITLGNGEVRLIELARAYAGLARGGALPALRAIASITSLDGAVEQPAPPATAPRVIAPDVAYLMADILSDPEARQAAFGRYGPLELPFPAAVKTGTTKDYRDNWAVGFTPAYTVGVWVGNFDGSPMQRVSGVSGAGPLFKSILLELGPGGAFDAPAGVADAVVCPASGKLPGAACPVRKRIAFLAGSIPTDTCAVHRRYDIDRRNGLLADADTPASARQSITYAVHPPEYREWMRERGMPLPPTVTLAQAAARDEAPSPHAGLRVAYPISGARFQLDPVLRRGYQRIKLQAVVDETLVHPEWWVDGAAFPGSIDEAFLALAPGTHTIELRARTLEGDAVRSLPARIAVIDPLEEPASLPDPRVLGAPD